The DNA sequence TATTTTGAAACAGCTTTCTTGTAAATTTCTCTATTGGCTGTTTTGGCAAATGCAAAGAGAGATCAGTAAAAGATTTTAGGCTGAAATTTGGTCCAAGTATTGTGCTGATCGCTCTTTGCACGTTACTTTTATCTTGACTAACAGAGATAATGAAAACCAGTCCCTCAACATCAAGCATGTACTTTATGGATTCTAAAAAATCGACAATGAATTTAGGGCGACATATATCAAGATCATCCACCATTATATAAATGTTTTTGTCTTTCCTGATTTTATTAACCACATCTGCTAGTTGTATCTTAAAATCTCTAATGTTCTCTTTTCTCCTTTGGAGAAGATTTAATTCACCCAAGACAAAACCTATGTCTTTCTTATCAGCCTCTTTTGCAGCATCGAGAAATACTGAAAGCATAGCGAGTGGAGATTTACTGATTAGCTTTCCTAATGTATTGAGAGAAAATAGTTCTTGGTTTATGTTTTTGAACTGCTGTATAACACTCCTTTTTACTTTGTATGATGCGAATAGATCCTCAAACAGAAAATGCAAAAAAGAAGGCAATGGTTGATCTAGCGCACTAATATCCCATGCGCTGTAATAAGCTGCAATTTCATTTTGCTGCTCTAGATCCTTTACCCATTCTTTCAAAAAAAATGTCTTACCCCACTTATCATATCCTTCTAAGGATACGATTGAAAAAGACTTATCGATTGTCTTGATTATAGAACTAAATTTACTTGCAACTTGTTTATAACCTAAGCAATCATTCTCCCAAGTTGTTACCTTAGGCAATTGCTCCTCTTCTTTTTTTCTAAATGTTATTAGCGATGTAAGTTTCTTTAAGCACATAAGATCCTTATGCTATATTTTACTATAGCATTTTATAAGTTAAGAGTCCACTTACTTAAATAATCCATAATTTTCTATCACTGCATGAATGGAAAGGTTCTTCAAACTGCTTTTGGGACTATATTGAATATCTATGCCGGTTAACTCTTTTACCCTTCCTTCTGTATCTTTTGTTAACCTTTCTACTAAGCCATGTAAATTGCCAGAATTTATCATTTGCATAATAGAAAATTTCCCATTTGAAATATACTCCTTCTCTATAAGTGGGGATATTTTAATTATCCCATCTAGGCTTTCACGACTATTTATTGATAACTTACCTTCTTCTTGAAGTGAATATAACTTTTCTATCATCTCAGCTCTATTACCGGAGTGATTTTTTACAAGATCCTCTAATAGTTCTCCATGTTCATCTATAGGTACATGAACATACATTAGCCACAAAAGAAGAACTAAGTCCGTATTATCTTTTGTTATTCCCTTTATTTTATGTGCCTAACTGATTGCATAAAAATAAGGATCTTGCCCATCATAACAATAACCAAACCTCGACACCCCCGACCTAATTTGATCATCAATTCTTACTCGAATCACATTTTTCAGATTTTCAATAGATCTATGTTCTTGTTCCATTACTTTTTTTGGGACATATTTGATTTCAAATTTAGGTCCAATATTCATCAGATCTCTTTTTAGGTCATATTTGATTTCAAGTTCAGGCTCAATATTTATCAGATCTTTTCTAACCAGATGATCTTCTATTATATATCCAATTCGTTTACTATCTGCGTATTCTTTGTTAAATAGCGCAATGAAATCAAGAGCGATTGATCTTGATTTTTTGATTAACCAATTATAAGTATAACGTACTCCATCTCGTGCAAAAGTTAACATAACTCCCTCATTTTAAAACACTATGCTTTAAATGTACAATATTTCAAGAATTTAGTAAAGCAAGTTTTTAGGCTGAAGTATGCCACTAAAATTTAGTATTTTATAAGTAGTGGTAGTATGATAAAAAACTTATAGCTTGCTAAAAAGAAATGGAATATTATTTAATATCCTGTCTTGACGTAAGCGCTATCTTCAGCGTCCCTTCATCTAGGTAGTCAATTTCTCCACCTATTGGTATGCCGCAAGCAAGGCGCGATATTTTGACATTCGAGTTTTTTAACAATTCAATTATATATTGCGCAGTAACTTGGCCTTCTAATGTCGGATTGATTGCAATAATGACCTCTTCAATTTTAAATTCTGTAACTCTTTTAGGAATGTTATCAAGATTGAGTTCTTTTGGACCTACGCCATTTATTGCTGACAATCTGCCACTTAAAACATGATACATACCTGAGTATATATTTCCTTTTTCAAATGCCCATAGATCGCCTAATTCTTCTACTACACACATTAATTTGGTGTCGCGCTTTGGGTTAATACAAATGGAACATGGCGATTTAGTATCTAAGTTTCCACAAATCTTACACTCTATTATAAGATCCGCTAACTCTCTGACCAAAGATGCAAGTGGTAGCATGACTTTCTCTTTGTTTTGAAGTAAATGTATAACTAACCTTCTTGATGATGATGGCCCTAAACTTGGCAATTTAGAAAAAGCATGAACTAAATTTCTTATATTAGTATTCATTCAATAAATTCAGGATAGCTCATTAAACCATAACATCAAACCTTTCATAAAGAAAGCAGTAAGTCTTTAACTTTATGGAAAAATTTCCCACTTTTCTCAGAACCTGTCTTGAAAAAAAAGTTAAGCATATCATATTAAAAGAAATATTATAACCCTTCTCATAATAGTGGAAACAAATGAAGAAAAGCAGAATCGACAGCTTGGCAAAAAGATTTAAACAGAGCTTCTGGCTCTGTTTTTGATAGCAAATCAATGGTGTTCAATGTCATTAAAATCAGGAGAATACGGAGAGAATTTCTGCATCAACGCTTTTGGCAAATTCGACAATCTTTATAGACTTATGAAAAATTGTATTATCCAAAATTACCGTTTGTCCAGATCGGTGCCAGAAGTTGCTCGAACCAGCCATTAAAAACCTCTGTATCACAATAATCTTCGAAGGTCGACCCTTGTTTAAAGCTGCAATCATGCTGAGTTTTTTTACCTGACTTTAGTGCATTCTCCCTTTCTACAATACCCGTACATTTTGTATCCAGATTCATCAATATACACCAGATTTTTAGGAGATTCTGCAAATATAACTTTCAAAAATTCAGCTCGTTATTCCTTTCTTTGTATCCATAAGTCTTTTTTTGCGTGTAAATCCATTTTTTTAGAGCTCTATGAATCGTTTGACGACTTATATTGCCTCAGCACCTCTGATTGTGTTTTACCGCCGTACAAATTCTGCAAACGCATTCCAGTCGGTGATTTTACCCCTATTCCCCAGTTTCTTCGATTCCTGTTTCTTTGCGCCTTTCTCCCATTTGTACAATGTTACTCTACCAATTTTGAACCTCTTTGCTACTGCTGTTTTACCCTCTCCTTCATCCAACGCCTGAATGGCTTTTTTCCTTAAGTCATAGCTGCTGCTGGCACTTTTACCTTCTTGTTACCCCGTCCCTATTTTATCCTGTTCCTACTATTGTTAGAAGGGCTATAGCTGAAATTCTGGACATAAAATCCTCCTGTGTAAAAAAGATTAGAAAAAAATGCAGCATACATACGACAGATGTGTGTATACGTTGAAGAAGATACGTTTGTTGAAAAATTAATTGAAAGTCTGCAAACAAAGATAGATTTTGAGCTCTCAAAATATCTCTCCTAATAAACTCCTTCAATTAACTGATCCTTTCTCCTAAGAAACTCCTTGAACTAACTCATCTTTTTTTACCAGGATATAGCCAAATTCAGAAGCTTTTTTACTCAGATTTTTCATAACCCTGTTTTGATAAAGTTTTTCGTAAGAATCAATTCCTTTTTCGACATACTCTTGTCCATACTTTAGCATATTATAAAAGATACATGCTAATTTCCTTGCCATAGCAGTGATCGCTTTTGGAGCTCCCAGTCGTTTTTTCCACTTTCTGCATTGTGAACCAAGAGCAGTATTACTTTTTGATACACATTGTGCAGCAAGCCGTAAGGCATTTGCAGCACGATTTACGACTTTACAAGTTTTCGTGCTAAACACTTTCTCTCCAGTGATTTTATTACCAGGACTCAGCCCCAACCAAGACGAAAATGTTGGCCATTTGTTATGGTTGATACCAGTCTCTGAGATTATGGTCTGTATACTTAGTACACTGAATCCTGGATCTAGTAAAATCTATCCCGATAACCCGGTATAATTCTTCATGCAAATTAAAGTTTGGATCATTTTTTTGCTTGCCTTGTGCTTTACTTGTTGATTTGCTCTCATCAGATTTTGTTTCAAATGTTTTATAGTAGCTTTCAACGCTTCTATCACATTCCTTTATTTGTTCCTGGAAAAAAGTATATGCTTCATATTCTTGCTTAAGTGTAAACAAGTGTTCCTCTCTGTAGTCATCGGTTAATGCCTTTACAATAGTAGATTTATCATTTCTTATTCGTCCATCCCTTAATTCAGCTAATTTTTCAGGATCTCTTTCACCTTCAATTATCGCTTCAATAATCCTAATACCTGTTACACCGTTAATATCACTAATTGCCTTATGTAACTGAATGTTCATCTGAATTAATGCCTTTTGCATGCGTTGAGTGTGTGTACTTGCGCTTCTGATTAGATTATTACGTTGTCTGACGTAGCCACGCAGTACGCAAATTTGATCATCTGGTCTAAATGATCCTTGGAGCAGTCCATAGCTATGTAACTGTTGCAACCACTGGCAATCTTGAACATCAGATTTTCTACCAGGTACATTTTTAATATGCCGCGCGTTTACTAATTTTACTTCAAATCCATATGATTCAAGTATTTGAAATAAAGGAATCCAATATACTCCCGTTGATTCCATAGCTACCGTTTTAATTTCACACTTCTTCAACCATTTTGCTAAGTTATGCAGATCCACTGTAAAACAACCAAACTTTTGGATATGTTGCTCATCTCTTCCTTCTGGAACACATACATAATGTACAGATGAGCCAATGTCTATTCCTGCCGCATTAGGGTTCATTACTTCCAACTTATTTTTTACTTTTGCCATTTTATACCTTTAGTATATAATTTATCATTGAAGAAGCGCTTCAGCTTGAGACGGTAAAATTAAGGCACTCTCCTAAACGAGGTAGTCTGAATAGACTCCATCAATGGTTTAACCGTCACCTTCAAAACCATGCTAACCAACGGGCACTGTGACACCATTGGGATATCGGTCATAACTGCAGAAGTGCTTCCTACGCAATTATACCAACAAATTACTAAAAACTTAAATTAGGGAGTTTCTTTTTGGTTTGACAGGTTTTGCCTGTTCGATGCTAGCCAGAAGAAGAAAAGCTAATAAATTAGCAAAATCACATATCTTCTAAAAAGAATCAAAAGTTATTAGATTGGTCAATATTTATAACTAATGTTCCAGAGAGTAAAATTAATGCTGTTGACGGTTTATAGAGTAAGATGGCAAATCGAATTACTATTTAAACTATATAAAAGTCATATCAATCTTGATAAACTAAAAGGAAAGACAAATCCATTTAGAGTATTATGCGAGCTATACACAAAATTATGTGCTATTCTCGTATTTCACGGAATGATTACAAAACTAAAAAAGAACACAGTTTAACAAAGGCATTTATTGAATTGAAAAGGTGGGTTAGAGAGCTCTTTTTGATATTAAATAATATTGTCAGTAATTTAAAAATTTTTCTAAAAAAGCTTACTGTAATCTGGTCAAAGTTTTCTTTGAAAGACAGATATAGGAAGACCAGGGTATCTACTTTAAGCTCTCTACATTCCTTAACTTGACGCGTATGGTTTATTTAACACTCCCGCGTTTTTAGTGAGATTACATAAAGATTGGTTCCAGTCTGAAATAACATCATCTACTATGCAAATTACCTGCAAATAGTAATGTGCGATAATTGTGTGCATAATACTGAGAATCTAGATAAACTATGAATCACAGCACTCATACAGTTGCATTTGTACGACACCCTTGTATGTTTTTTCACTACTGAAGATTTCTTTCATATTAACCTAATGATGCAATATATCCTTTTCTTTAATAGATAAGTCGTCATCGATTTTTTTTACATTATCATCAGTAATGTTTTGTATTTCCTTTTTGGCACCATGAAAATCATCTTCTGAGATTTGCTTATTTTTCTTCATTTCCTCTATTTCTTCCATAACATCTCTGCGTATATTTCTAATCGCAACTCGTGCATTTTCAGAAAATTGATGCAATAATTTCACTAATTTTTCACGGGTTTCTTGCGTTAAGTCCGGAAGAGCTATACGTATAGTATTGCCTTCAACAACAGGATTTAAATTCAGGTTAGCATTTAGTATCGCATTTTTTACTTCACCCATAACAGTGATATCCCAAACTTTAACTGATAGAGTTTTGTTATCTATAGCTGAAACACCTGCAACTTGGTTAAGTTTTTGATGCCCACCATAGATATTTACAACTATACCATCAAGTAATGATGCGTTAGCTCTACCAGTACGCACACCTTTCATATCATCATGAAAAGACTGAATAGTTTTTAGCATTCTTTCTTTTGTTTTAGCTTTTATTTCGTTTAACATAAATTACCTAATGTTTACAATCTGAGACTATAGTATAAGTACCTTGACCCTTAACAATATCGGTCGTTTTTTCTTCTCTTAAAGAAAAAACTATAATTGGGATAGAATTCTCACGAGCAAGTGAAATTGCTGATGCATCCATAACTTTTAAATCACGAGTTAGCAAATCTGTATAAGAAAGCCTATCATACATCACAGCATTCTCATTTTTTTTTGGATCGGCAGAATATACACCACTTACTTGCGTACCTTTTATAATAACATTACAGTTCATTTCAACAGCACGTAAAGCTGCAGCTGTATCTGTAGTAAAAAATGGGTTGCCTGTACCTGCTGCAAAAATTACCACCCTACCTTTTTCTAAGTGGCGAATAGCTTTCCTTCTTATGTAAGGTTCACATACAGTGGCCATGGGTATTGCAGATAATACCCTAGAAGCTACTAAATTTTTTTCTAAAAAATTTTGTAAAATCAAAGCATTGATTATAGTTGCAAGCATTCCAATATAATCACTACTTGCTCTTTCACAGCCACTTAAAGATGCAGATGCACCACGAAAAATATTTCCACCACCAACAACAATACAAACCTGAACTCCAAGCCTGTTAACATCAGCTATATCTTTGCATAATTGGCTTATTATTCCCATATCGTGGCCAAATTGCTTTGATCCCATCAAAGCTTCACCAGAGATCTTCAATAACACTCTAGAGTATTTTACTTTATCTGCTAAGGAAGACATTTCTTGCCATTTAGTTTGCACTGCCCAAAACAAGTAACTTGTAATCAGATAATCTAACAGCACTCAACTCGCTTGATTTTATAAAGTCAGAAACCTTTATTTTATCATCTTTTATGAACTTTTGTTCTAGTAAAACAACTTCTTCACAGTACTTAGCCATTCGTCCATCTACTATTTTTTTTGCTACTTCTTCAGGTTTATTTAAGCTCCTTACTTGCTCTTCAATTATAGAACGTTCATTTTTCAACTTCATTTGATCTAAATCATCTATAGACAAAGCTTCAGGCTTCATAGCAACTACATGCATAGCTATTTGCTTTCCAATCTCTTGTAATTTTGCCTTATCACTACATGATTGCAATACAATTAAGGCACCAATCTTACCTAAACTACGCACATCACCATGTACATAACCAGCAACAATCCCATCCTTAGCCTCCAGATAGCAAAGCTTGCTTAACTCTAACTTTTCACCAAGAACTGATGTACCGTTCATAATAGCTCCCTGCACTGTGCCAATGTCTCCATATTTGGCATTTTTTAACTCATCAACACTAGTACAACGTTCTTGACAAGCGATTGATGCTAAATTTGAAACTAATTCTATGAATTTTTCATTTCTTGCAACAAAATCAGTTTCACAATTGAGTTCAACCAATACACCATAATTTTCAGTCAAGCACATAGCAATAA is a window from the Wolbachia endosymbiont of Armadillidium arcangelii genome containing:
- the recR gene encoding recombination mediator RecR is translated as MNTNIRNLVHAFSKLPSLGPSSSRRLVIHLLQNKEKVMLPLASLVRELADLIIECKICGNLDTKSPCSICINPKRDTKLMCVVEELGDLWAFEKGNIYSGMYHVLSGRLSAINGVGPKELNLDNIPKRVTEFKIEEVIIAINPTLEGQVTAQYIIELLKNSNVKISRLACGIPIGGEIDYLDEGTLKIALTSRQDIK
- the frr gene encoding ribosome recycling factor, whose translation is MLNEIKAKTKERMLKTIQSFHDDMKGVRTGRANASLLDGIVVNIYGGHQKLNQVAGVSAIDNKTLSVKVWDITVMGEVKNAILNANLNLNPVVEGNTIRIALPDLTQETREKLVKLLHQFSENARVAIRNIRRDVMEEIEEMKKNKQISEDDFHGAKKEIQNITDDNVKKIDDDLSIKEKDILHH
- the tsf gene encoding translation elongation factor Ts; amino-acid sequence: MKMDSGSIRELRDRTGLGLSDCKKALEECDGDVKKAIDKLRTIGLAKADKKSDRVASDGLIAMCLTENYGVLVELNCETDFVARNEKFIELVSNLASIACQERCTSVDELKNAKYGDIGTVQGAIMNGTSVLGEKLELSKLCYLEAKDGIVAGYVHGDVRSLGKIGALIVLQSCSDKAKLQEIGKQIAMHVVAMKPEALSIDDLDQMKLKNERSIIEEQVRSLNKPEEVAKKIVDGRMAKYCEEVVLLEQKFIKDDKIKVSDFIKSSELSAVRLSDYKLLVLGSAN
- a CDS encoding P-loop NTPase fold protein, producing MCLKKLTSLITFRKKEEEQLPKVTTWENDCLGYKQVASKFSSIIKTIDKSFSIVSLEGYDKWGKTFFLKEWVKDLEQQNEIAAYYSAWDISALDQPLPSFLHFLFEDLFASYKVKRSVIQQFKNINQELFSLNTLGKLISKSPLAMLSVFLDAAKEADKKDIGFVLGELNLLQRRKENIRDFKIQLADVVNKIRKDKNIYIMVDDLDICRPKFIVDFLESIKYMLDVEGLVFIISVSQDKSNVQRAISTILGPNFSLKSFTDLSLHLPKQPIEKFTRKLFQNIELPKKSKSLIIDSFIFYAESFSLSLQAIEYCVKKIKLCYAKIDPNLFTFLVILQSVNTNLYEELYSSPQKALEKIESALILNGQEEWEKLKTSLETTFKEKESKTHKSLKQIRDILF
- the pyrH gene encoding UMP kinase, with translation MSSLADKVKYSRVLLKISGEALMGSKQFGHDMGIISQLCKDIADVNRLGVQVCIVVGGGNIFRGASASLSGCERASSDYIGMLATIINALILQNFLEKNLVASRVLSAIPMATVCEPYIRRKAIRHLEKGRVVIFAAGTGNPFFTTDTAAALRAVEMNCNVIIKGTQVSGVYSADPKKNENAVMYDRLSYTDLLTRDLKVMDASAISLARENSIPIIVFSLREEKTTDIVKGQGTYTIVSDCKH